A part of Methanomassiliicoccales archaeon genomic DNA contains:
- a CDS encoding pyridoxamine 5'-phosphate oxidase family protein, which yields MPKEVVEMFNNPQAVKVLTTISADGTLHSVRVGSLIAPAPNLIAVGAILMKTSSKNMEHMKQKNQQVALLVGAEMKSYLVQAKIKEVHKSGPLFDKMNENLKAIGLQASAVWTFEPTGVWNQSANYEAGKKIA from the coding sequence ATGCCAAAGGAAGTAGTGGAGATGTTCAACAATCCTCAAGCGGTCAAGGTCCTTACGACCATTTCCGCTGATGGCACATTGCATTCTGTCAGGGTAGGGAGCCTGATCGCCCCTGCGCCGAACCTGATCGCCGTCGGAGCGATATTGATGAAGACCTCCTCCAAGAACATGGAGCATATGAAGCAGAAGAACCAGCAGGTCGCTCTCCTTGTCGGAGCTGAGATGAAGTCATATCTTGTCCAGGCGAAGATCAAGGAAGTGCACAAATCGGGCCCTCTGTTCGACAAGATGAATGAGAACCTTAAGGCCATAGGACTTCAGGCAAGCGCGGTCTGGACCTTCGAGCCGACCGGCGTGTGGAACCAGAGCGCCAACTACGAGGCTGGTAAGAAGATCGCGTAA
- a CDS encoding DNA-binding protein, translated as MKSSEARSGRVFVVRLEHGEVLHEMLERFAKDNNIMRASVLALGALDEGSALVVGPVDGDASPVVPMRISLNEPREIAGVGTIFPDENGRPVLHMHIASGRGDTTVTGCVRAGVRTWKVIEAVVTEIVENEAVRRFDKGSGFELLEP; from the coding sequence ATGAAAAGTTCAGAGGCGAGGTCGGGACGGGTCTTTGTCGTCAGGCTTGAACATGGCGAGGTGCTTCATGAGATGTTGGAAAGGTTCGCGAAAGACAATAACATCATGAGGGCGAGCGTCCTTGCCCTTGGAGCTCTCGATGAGGGCAGCGCCTTGGTGGTGGGGCCTGTTGATGGAGATGCCTCGCCCGTCGTTCCCATGAGGATCTCGCTAAATGAGCCGAGGGAGATAGCTGGCGTTGGCACCATATTCCCAGACGAGAATGGGCGACCAGTGCTACATATGCATATAGCCTCTGGTAGAGGAGACACGACCGTGACCGGATGCGTACGTGCGGGGGTCAGGACCTGGAAGGTCATCGAGGCGGTGGTCACCGAGATCGTCGAGAATGAGGCGGTGAGGAGATTTGATAAAGGATCTGGATTCGAGCTACTGGAACCTTGA
- a CDS encoding DUF2299 family protein, with protein sequence MEDEKSLFHLYVEYPEGSGNIMDIVGPKGRPDTALIIARVSIDQVHRTSYASLTSTKRSELVSEMMRTLIFQPVGFMVLPNLEAPESFQFVRDIYEDGLTKTSFMEALGQVHRCVTYVVWKFNNAFSEGRPSEPPGTMYG encoded by the coding sequence TTGGAGGATGAGAAATCTCTGTTCCATCTCTACGTGGAGTACCCTGAAGGGTCTGGAAATATAATGGACATAGTTGGCCCTAAGGGCCGGCCCGATACGGCGCTCATTATCGCCAGGGTCTCGATCGATCAAGTGCATCGGACCTCCTACGCCTCGCTCACGTCGACGAAGAGGTCAGAACTGGTATCAGAGATGATGAGGACCTTGATCTTTCAGCCCGTGGGTTTCATGGTATTACCTAACCTAGAGGCCCCAGAGAGCTTTCAGTTCGTTAGGGATATCTATGAGGACGGTCTGACCAAGACATCGTTCATGGAAGCACTTGGGCAGGTACACAGATGCGTCACCTATGTGGTCTGGAAATTCAACAATGCATTCTCTGAGGGAAGGCCCTCTGAACCTCCTGGAACCATGTATGGATGA
- the nadA gene encoding quinolinate synthase NadA: MQAKETIQRLKAEKRAIILAHNYQPPEIQDIADFVGDSLGLSMKAASTDAEVIVFCGVDFMAESAKVLNPSKVVLLPEPEARCPMAAMCDAETLRMVKEKYPAAAVVAYVNTSAAVKTEADICCTSSNAVKVVGSLANKEVIFVPDCNLGKYVQRFFPEKDILIWPGFCATHDGIAAQDILEMRKRHPDAVVLVHPECRPEVIDIADKIASTEGMLRFAKASSEHEFIIVTERDMTYRLSKENPEKRFYSIPTAICPTMKMITLEKVIRSLETLEPRMELSEDVMAKARRPLEKMMEIGRGD; the protein is encoded by the coding sequence ATGCAGGCCAAAGAGACCATCCAGCGGCTCAAGGCAGAGAAGAGGGCGATCATACTTGCCCACAATTATCAACCACCAGAGATTCAGGACATCGCTGATTTCGTCGGGGACTCTCTTGGACTTTCAATGAAGGCGGCGTCGACCGATGCAGAAGTGATCGTCTTCTGCGGTGTGGACTTCATGGCTGAGAGCGCCAAGGTGCTCAACCCCTCGAAGGTGGTGTTACTTCCAGAACCCGAGGCGAGATGTCCGATGGCCGCAATGTGCGATGCAGAGACCCTTCGCATGGTCAAGGAGAAGTACCCTGCAGCGGCCGTGGTCGCCTATGTCAACACATCGGCCGCCGTGAAGACGGAGGCCGACATCTGCTGCACCTCGTCCAACGCTGTAAAGGTCGTCGGTTCGTTGGCGAACAAGGAGGTGATCTTCGTTCCCGATTGCAATCTCGGGAAGTATGTCCAGAGGTTCTTCCCCGAAAAGGACATATTGATATGGCCAGGTTTCTGTGCCACCCATGACGGGATCGCCGCCCAAGACATCTTGGAAATGAGGAAAAGGCATCCTGATGCGGTGGTATTGGTACATCCTGAGTGCAGACCTGAGGTCATAGATATCGCCGACAAGATCGCCTCTACCGAAGGGATGCTCAGGTTCGCAAAAGCATCGTCCGAGCATGAGTTCATCATAGTCACGGAGAGGGATATGACGTACCGGCTCTCAAAGGAAAATCCAGAGAAGCGCTTCTATTCCATTCCAACGGCCATATGCCCAACCATGAAGATGATCACACTTGAGAAGGTAATAAGGAGCCTCGAGACCCTAGAGCCTAGGATGGAGCTTTCTGAGGACGTGATGGCAAAGGCAAGGCGCCCTCTTGAAAAAATGATGGAGATAGGGCGTGGGGACTGA